One stretch of Toxoplasma gondii ME49 chromosome XI, whole genome shotgun sequence DNA includes these proteins:
- a CDS encoding hypothetical protein (encoded by transcript TGME49_311320) — translation MWADYLSEFASLHEDAERILAGGDPSEGVEVRQQKLDALMKKMKRCFSSLEMNVRSLQPRERQPLEASLMNCRRQFTDIERRTLLLREGSRGSGQPSASKSRQNTLEKLKKGSSQLEESLRLAAEAEGVGESALCSLYVQRETLSRTMTRTKDVQRNMDEADTIVTKMSKWWNGIW, via the exons ATGTGGGCTGACTACTTGTCGGAGTTCGCCTCCCTTCACGAGGACGCCGAGCGCATCCTCGCAGGCGGCGACCCGTCGGAGGGTGTCGAAGTCAGGCAGCAGAAACTTGATGCGTTGATGAAGAAAATGAAGC GATGTTTCTCATCTCTTGAGATGAACGTTCGCTCCCTGCAGCCCCGCGAGCGCCAGCCTCTCGAAGCTTCGCTGATGAACTGTCGCCGGCAATTCACCGACATTGAAAGAAG GACTCTTCTCTTGCGAGAAGGCAGCAGAGGTTCCGGGCAACCGAGTGCGTCGAAGAGTCGTCAAAACACTTTGGAAAAGctgaaaaaaggaagcagTCAG CTAGAGGAGAGCCTGCGGCTAGCAGCGGAGGCCGAGGGCGTCGGAGAGTCCGCTCTTTGTtcgctgtacgtacagcggGAAACGCTTTCGCGGACAATGACGCGAACTAAGGACGTTCAGCGAAACATGGACGAGGCAGACACAATCGTCACCAAGATGTCTAAGTGGTGGAATGGTATCTGGTAG
- a CDS encoding protein phosphatase 2B catalytic subunit, calcineurin family phosphatse superfamily protein (encoded by transcript TGME49_311310) — MEPLADPLHDRVVTSVQPPPAQPLKHSLLYPSGPANPPNWQELKSHLQREGRLSKEDCLELIKNVTEITSNEPNLLRLNDPITVVGDIHGQFYDLLKLLDVGGDPDTTQYLFLGDYVDRGSFSIEVLLLLYAIKLNHPTRVWLLRGNHECRQMTSFFNFRDECECKYDMTVYFAFMEAFDSLPLAAVINGKFLALHGGLSPELKVLSQIGGVNRFQEPPRGGLFCDLLWADPLDESKDDVGQSPEDSFTPNDVRGCSFFFGYSAASKFLDRNGLLSVLRAHEAQLEGYKMHQTNQKTGFPTVITIFSAPNYCDVYNNKGAVLKFENNTLNIQQFNFSPHPYHLPNFMDVFTWSIPFVSEKVTEMLYGILNPSIDDDEDDEDVDDVELPPAVLSIMKAHLPSDEASGQRHPPAGDNRLSKERADALRKKVQSVGRLMRVFKTLRQENELIVRLKGCTPGHRIPVGLLLQGREGIANELDKFENAKQIDLMNERRPDGGSSSR; from the exons ATGGAGCCTCTCGCAGATCCTCTCCACGACCGCGTCGTCACCTCTGTGCAGCCGCCGCCTGCGCAGCCTCTCAAGCATTCGCTTCTCTATCCGAGCGGCCCTGCGAATCCCCCCAATTGGCAG GAGTTGAAAAGTCACTTGCAGCGAGAAGGGCGGCTCAGCAAAGAAGATTGCCTGGAACTGATCAAAAATGTGACAGAAATCACATCTAACGAGCCCAATCTTCTTCGACTTAACGACCCCATCACAG TTGTGGGTGACATCCACGGACAGTTCTACGACCTCCTCAAGCTGCTGGACGTCGGCGGAGATCCCGACACGACGCA ATATCTCTTCCTCGGCGACTACGTGGATCGGGGCTCGTTCTCCATCgaagttcttcttctgctttaCGCGATCAAACTGAATCACCCGACGCGAGTGTGGCTGTTGAGAGGAAACCACGAGTGTCGACAAATGACTTCCTTCTTCAATTTCCGAGATGAATGCGAATGCAAATACGACATGACAGTCTATTTCGCCTTCATGGAA gCCTTTgattctcttcctctcgctgcggTTATCAACGGAAAGTTCCTCGCTTTGCACGGCGGTCTCAGTCCCGAGTTGAAAGTT CTGAGTCAGATCGGCGGAGTCAATCGCTTTCAGGAGCCTCCGCGCGGGGGACTCTTTTGCGACTTGCTGTGGGCGGATCCTCTCGACGAGTCCAAGGACGACGTTGGCCAGAGCCCAGAAG ACAGCTTCACGCCGAACGATGTGCGAGgctgcagtttcttcttcggctaCTCCGCAGCGAGTAAATTCCTGGACAGGAACGGCCTTCTGTCTGTGCTGAGAGCACACGAAGCGCAGCTCGAAGGATACAAAATGCATCAGACCAACCAAAAAACCGGATTCCCCACA GTCATCACCATCTTCTCGGCCCCGAATTACTGCGACGTCTACAACAACAAGGGTGCAGTGCTCAAATTCGAG AACAACACCCTGAACATTCAACAGTTCAACTTCAGCCCTCACCCGTATCACCTTCCTAATTTCATGGACGTCTTCACCTGGTCGattcccttcgtctccgaaAAAG tGACGGAAATGCTTTACGGGATTTTGAATCCGTCCATCGACGACGatgaggacgacgaagacgtgGACGACGTGGAACTTCCTCCAGCG GTCCTGAGTATCATGAAGGCTCACCTCCCTTCCGACGAAGCCTCTGGGCAACGCCACCCTCCCGCAG GTGACAATCGCTTGTCGAAGGAGCGGGCCGACGCGCTGCGGAAGAAGGTCCAGTCTGTCGGCAGATTGATGCGCGTCTTCAAAACTCTCAG ACAAGAGAACGAACTGATCGTCCGGCTGAAAGGGTGTACACCTGGACATCGCATTCCCGTTGGGCTCCTTCTTCAAGGTCGAGAAGGCATCGCGAACG